A genomic segment from Bradyrhizobium sp. CB1015 encodes:
- a CDS encoding EAL domain-containing protein codes for MLARAGQKARKPRFARASRAPSERDEVLRSRAEAEAAIAEARKSHERLRQAIDILPQGIVFLDAEGRYVLWNKKYAEIYSKTADLFEEGARLEDTLRIGVARGDYPEAIGNEDAWIADRLQKLYKPGARHEQKLSDGRVILIDERLTDDGGVVGLRVDITELKQREASFRLLFDGNPVPMIVCALDDESILGVNDAAVAHYGYSRAEFERLKIRSLQAFDSEPPWTIDENGDEQAGRTWKHVKADGALIDLAIYSRELTYAERPAVLLALMDITERKRAEARLAFMAQHDGLTGLPNRSLLRQQVDEMLLHTRRSAEKVALLMLGLDNFKAVNDTLGHAVGDKLLRGVAKRLRSTLREEDALARLNSDEFAIVQSGLARPEDAVMLAKRVLAAIADPYLLDGHSVVIGASIGIAMAPGDGDDSEKLLKSADMALSRAKLDARGSFAFFEAALDAKAQSRRKIEVELRDAIQNDVLRPYYQPLIDLSSGRITGFEALVRWPHAERGMVSPAEFIPVAEDTGLINPLGGLMLRRACLDAAAWPDDVRVAVNLSPLQFRSGNLLSMVTDALKHSGLPPRRLELEITETLLLEKSAQVLATLHALRALGVRISMDDFGTGYSSLSYLRSFPFDKIKIDQSFVRDLGANREAQAIIRSIVSLGKGLGVTITAEGVETEAELSCLRAEGCHEGQGFLFSKARPNAEIISLLAAQRGIDGDEDAALVA; via the coding sequence GTGCTTGCCCGTGCCGGCCAGAAGGCGCGCAAGCCGCGTTTCGCGCGCGCCTCGCGCGCTCCTTCCGAACGCGACGAAGTGCTGCGCAGCCGCGCCGAGGCGGAAGCTGCGATCGCGGAGGCGCGCAAGTCGCATGAGCGCCTGCGCCAGGCGATCGACATCCTGCCGCAAGGCATCGTGTTTCTCGATGCCGAAGGCCGCTACGTCCTCTGGAACAAGAAATACGCCGAGATCTACAGCAAGACGGCCGATCTGTTCGAGGAAGGCGCGCGGCTCGAGGACACGCTGCGCATCGGCGTCGCCCGCGGCGACTATCCCGAGGCCATCGGCAACGAGGACGCCTGGATCGCCGATCGCCTGCAAAAGCTCTACAAGCCCGGCGCGCGCCACGAGCAGAAGCTGTCGGACGGCCGCGTCATCCTGATCGACGAGCGCTTGACCGATGACGGCGGCGTCGTCGGCCTGCGCGTCGATATCACCGAGCTCAAGCAGCGCGAGGCCTCGTTCCGCCTGCTGTTCGACGGCAATCCCGTGCCCATGATCGTCTGCGCACTGGACGACGAGAGCATCCTCGGCGTCAACGATGCCGCGGTCGCGCATTACGGCTACAGCCGGGCCGAGTTCGAGCGATTGAAGATCCGCTCCTTGCAGGCCTTCGACAGCGAGCCGCCCTGGACCATCGATGAGAACGGCGACGAGCAGGCCGGCCGCACCTGGAAGCATGTCAAGGCCGACGGCGCGCTGATCGACCTTGCGATCTATTCCCGCGAGCTGACCTATGCCGAGCGGCCCGCGGTGCTGCTCGCGCTGATGGACATCACCGAGCGCAAGCGTGCCGAGGCGCGGCTCGCCTTCATGGCCCAGCACGACGGGCTGACCGGCCTGCCCAATCGCAGCCTGCTGCGGCAGCAGGTGGACGAGATGCTGCTGCACACGCGGCGCAGCGCCGAGAAGGTCGCGCTCCTGATGCTGGGGCTCGACAATTTCAAGGCGGTCAACGACACGCTGGGGCACGCGGTCGGCGACAAGCTCCTGCGCGGCGTCGCCAAGCGGCTGCGCTCCACCTTGCGGGAAGAGGACGCGCTGGCGCGGCTCAATTCCGACGAGTTCGCGATCGTGCAGAGCGGCCTGGCGCGTCCCGAGGACGCGGTGATGCTGGCCAAGCGCGTCCTGGCGGCCATTGCCGATCCCTATCTGCTCGACGGCCATTCCGTGGTGATCGGCGCCTCGATCGGCATTGCAATGGCGCCGGGGGACGGCGACGATTCCGAAAAGCTGCTCAAGAGCGCCGACATGGCGCTGTCGCGCGCCAAGCTGGATGCGCGCGGCAGCTTCGCCTTCTTCGAGGCAGCGCTCGATGCGAAGGCGCAGAGCCGCCGCAAGATCGAGGTCGAGTTGCGCGATGCGATCCAGAACGACGTGCTGCGGCCGTACTACCAGCCGCTGATCGACCTCTCGAGCGGCCGCATCACCGGCTTCGAGGCGCTGGTGCGCTGGCCGCATGCCGAGCGCGGCATGGTGTCGCCGGCCGAGTTCATTCCGGTCGCCGAGGACACCGGCCTGATCAATCCGCTCGGCGGGCTGATGCTGCGCCGGGCCTGCCTCGATGCCGCGGCCTGGCCGGACGACGTCCGCGTCGCCGTCAACCTGTCGCCGCTCCAGTTCCGCAGCGGCAATCTGCTCTCGATGGTGACGGACGCGCTGAAACATTCCGGCCTGCCGCCGCGGCGGCTCGAACTCGAGATCACCGAGACGCTGCTCCTTGAGAAGAGCGCGCAGGTGCTGGCGACGCTGCATGCGCTCCGCGCGCTCGGGGTGCGCATCTCCATGGACGATTTCGGCACCGGCTATTCCAGCCTCAGCTACCTACGCAGCTTTCCGTTCGACAAGATCAAGATCGACCAGTCGTTCGTGCGCGATCTCGGGGCCAACCGCGAGGCCCAGGCGATCATCCGCTCCATCGTCAGCCTCGGCAAAGGCCTCGGCGTCACCATCACCGCCGAAGGCGTCGAGACCGAGGCCGAGCTCAGCTGCCTCCGTGCCGAAGGCTGCCATGAGGGTCAGGGCTTCCTGTTCAGCAAGGCCCGGCCGAATGCGGAGATCATCAGCCTGCTGGCCGCACAGCGCGGCATCGACGGCGACGAGGACGCCGCGCTGGTGGCGTGA
- a CDS encoding bifunctional transcriptional activator/DNA repair enzyme AdaA, producing MMTGSAHRQTLPPHLDWDTCDRARLARARAFDGLFFSGVRSTRIYCRPVCPVRPARSENVTFYPTAAAAERAGFRPCLRCRPETAPGSPAWMGTATTVARGMRLINDGFLDRATMVELAEVLGVGPRHLLRLFMRHAGASPSEIAATRRVQEAKRLIDQTEMSLAEIAFAAGFGSIRRFNDAFAATYKRPPSSFRRRR from the coding sequence ATGATGACAGGCTCGGCACACCGGCAGACGCTGCCACCGCATCTCGACTGGGATACCTGCGATCGGGCGAGGCTGGCGCGCGCGCGCGCCTTCGACGGCCTGTTCTTCTCAGGCGTCCGCTCGACGCGGATTTATTGCCGGCCGGTGTGTCCCGTTCGTCCCGCGCGCTCCGAAAACGTCACCTTCTATCCGACCGCGGCCGCCGCCGAGCGGGCCGGCTTTCGCCCGTGCCTGCGCTGCCGGCCCGAAACCGCGCCGGGGTCGCCGGCCTGGATGGGGACGGCGACCACGGTCGCCCGCGGCATGCGCCTGATCAATGACGGCTTTCTCGATCGCGCGACCATGGTGGAGCTTGCAGAAGTCCTGGGCGTCGGGCCGCGTCACCTGCTCCGCCTGTTCATGCGCCACGCCGGCGCAAGCCCGAGCGAGATCGCGGCGACCCGCCGCGTGCAAGAAGCGAAGCGGCTGATCGACCAGACCGAGATGAGTTTGGCGGAGATTGCGTTTGCGGCCGGCTTCGGCAGCATCCGCCGCTTCAACGACGCCTTTGCTGCGACCTACAAGCGGCCGCCATCGTCATTCCGCCGCCGGCGCTAA
- a CDS encoding potassium/proton antiporter, with protein sequence MASLDSVSLAILLGAVLVMAGILSSLLALRFGAPLLLVFLVIGMLAGDSGPGQLQFDDVRTTYLVGSVALALILFDGGLRTRFASIRTVLAPSLVLATVGVLLTALVTAPFAKYALDLNWAESLLVGAVVASTDAAAVFLLVHTQGLRLRPRVGATLEAESGTNDPFAIFLTLMLVEYISVGSSSPGHVLMEFVLEAALGAVVGVFGGRLVVIALNKVALPQGLHAPFVTTGALVIFGGSQIMHASGFLAVYLAGIIIGNRPTRAHNSVVTFLDAATWLAQIVMFVLLGLLVSPSRLGASVLPAVAVALVLMLVARPLAVFVCLSPFRFNWREKIFIAWTGLRGAVAIFLASIPMLVGLSKAYLYFDVAFVVVIISLLLQGWTLAPAARKLHVALPRAERGPRRVELDLPGQLEQQLVGYPVRPKSLYFRRGLIPSWSKPTLVIRNENILTPTEADPIAPGDYIYLLAPPEKAESLDRFFVDMQPSTAPDPHLLGDFMVSGEHTLAELAAIYGVKVSEDESKLTLADYFDVHLDRAPKEGAELALDEIVLVARSISGGRVNVVGLRLPEEDETPPPLTRTQALRKKLAELWSSVAGV encoded by the coding sequence ATGGCTTCCCTCGACTCCGTCAGTCTCGCCATATTGCTCGGCGCCGTCCTCGTCATGGCCGGCATCCTATCGAGCCTGCTTGCGCTGCGCTTCGGCGCGCCCTTGCTGCTCGTCTTCCTGGTCATCGGCATGCTCGCCGGCGATTCCGGCCCCGGCCAGCTCCAGTTCGACGACGTCCGCACCACCTATCTGGTCGGCTCCGTCGCGCTCGCCCTGATCCTGTTCGACGGCGGCCTACGCACGCGCTTTGCCAGCATCCGCACGGTGCTCGCTCCGTCCCTCGTGCTCGCGACCGTCGGCGTGCTGCTGACCGCGCTGGTCACGGCGCCGTTCGCCAAATACGCGCTCGACCTCAACTGGGCGGAGTCGCTGCTGGTCGGCGCCGTGGTGGCCTCGACCGATGCGGCCGCCGTGTTCCTCCTGGTGCACACCCAGGGCCTGCGTCTGCGCCCGCGCGTCGGCGCGACGCTGGAGGCCGAATCCGGCACCAACGATCCCTTCGCGATCTTCCTCACCTTGATGCTGGTGGAATACATCTCGGTCGGCTCGAGCTCGCCCGGCCATGTGCTGATGGAGTTCGTGCTGGAGGCGGCGCTGGGCGCCGTCGTCGGCGTCTTCGGCGGCCGCCTCGTCGTCATCGCGCTCAACAAGGTGGCCCTGCCGCAGGGCCTGCATGCGCCCTTCGTGACCACGGGCGCGCTCGTGATCTTCGGCGGCTCGCAGATCATGCACGCCTCCGGCTTCCTCGCCGTCTATCTCGCCGGCATCATCATCGGCAACCGGCCGACCCGCGCGCATAATTCGGTGGTGACGTTCCTCGATGCCGCGACCTGGCTGGCGCAGATCGTGATGTTCGTGCTGCTCGGCCTTCTGGTCTCGCCGAGCCGGTTAGGGGCCAGCGTGCTGCCGGCGGTCGCCGTCGCGCTCGTCCTGATGCTGGTGGCGCGGCCGCTCGCGGTGTTCGTGTGCCTCTCGCCGTTCCGCTTCAACTGGCGCGAGAAGATCTTCATCGCCTGGACGGGCCTGCGCGGCGCGGTCGCGATCTTCCTGGCCTCGATCCCGATGCTGGTCGGGCTGTCCAAGGCCTATCTCTATTTCGACGTCGCCTTCGTCGTCGTCATCATCTCGCTCCTGCTGCAGGGCTGGACCCTGGCGCCGGCTGCCCGCAAGCTGCACGTGGCGCTGCCGCGCGCCGAGCGCGGCCCGCGCCGCGTCGAATTGGATCTGCCCGGCCAGCTCGAGCAGCAGCTGGTCGGCTATCCGGTGCGGCCCAAGAGCCTGTATTTCCGCCGCGGTCTGATCCCGTCCTGGTCCAAGCCGACGCTCGTCATCCGCAACGAGAACATCCTGACGCCGACGGAAGCCGATCCGATCGCGCCGGGCGACTACATCTATCTGCTGGCGCCGCCGGAAAAGGCCGAGTCGCTCGACCGCTTCTTCGTCGACATGCAGCCGAGCACCGCGCCCGATCCGCATCTGCTCGGCGACTTCATGGTCTCCGGCGAGCATACGCTCGCCGAGCTCGCCGCGATCTACGGCGTCAAGGTGAGCGAGGACGAGAGCAAGCTCACGCTCGCCGATTATTTCGACGTCCATCTCGACCGCGCCCCGAAGGAGGGCGCCGAGCTCGCGCTGGACGAGATCGTGCTGGTCGCCCGCAGCATCTCCGGTGGCCGCGTCAATGTCGTCGGCCTCCGCCTGCCCGAAGAGGACGAGACGCCGCCGCCGCTGACACGCACGCAGGCGCTGCGGAAGAAGCTCGCGGAGCTGTGGTCCTCGGTGGCGGGGGTTTGA
- the map gene encoding type I methionyl aminopeptidase, with amino-acid sequence MSYVDATETSLRKTGQIKLHGPAAFAGMRKAGALVAKCLDELTDIVGPGVPTSRIDEFVRDFAFSHGAYPATLMYRGYRYSTCTSLNHVVCHGMPGDRPLKEGDIVNIDVTFIVDGWYGDSSRMYAIGPIARKAERLIEVTYEAMMRGIAAVKPGATTGDIGHAIQSFVEPQGMSVVRDFCGHGLGRMFHDEPNIIHIGRPGEGVQLKPGMFFTIEPMINLGKPHVKILSDGWTAVTRDRSLSAQFEHSVGVTATGVEIFTLSERHGEKQIGA; translated from the coding sequence ATGAGCTACGTCGACGCCACCGAGACCTCCCTGCGCAAGACCGGACAGATCAAGCTGCATGGGCCGGCCGCCTTTGCCGGCATGCGCAAGGCGGGCGCGCTGGTTGCCAAGTGCCTGGACGAGCTCACCGACATCGTCGGGCCCGGCGTGCCGACCTCCAGAATCGACGAATTCGTCCGCGACTTCGCCTTCAGCCATGGCGCCTATCCGGCGACGCTGATGTATCGCGGCTACCGCTACTCGACCTGCACCTCCCTCAACCACGTGGTCTGCCACGGCATGCCCGGCGACCGCCCGCTGAAGGAAGGCGACATCGTCAACATCGACGTCACCTTCATCGTCGACGGCTGGTATGGCGATTCCAGCCGGATGTATGCGATCGGCCCGATCGCGCGAAAGGCGGAGCGGCTGATCGAGGTGACCTATGAAGCGATGATGCGCGGCATCGCGGCGGTGAAGCCCGGCGCCACCACCGGCGACATCGGCCATGCCATCCAGAGCTTCGTCGAGCCGCAAGGCATGAGTGTGGTGCGCGATTTCTGCGGCCATGGCCTGGGGCGCATGTTCCACGACGAGCCGAACATCATCCATATCGGCCGGCCCGGCGAGGGCGTGCAGCTCAAGCCCGGCATGTTCTTCACCATCGAGCCGATGATCAATCTCGGCAAGCCGCATGTGAAGATCCTGTCCGACGGCTGGACCGCGGTCACCCGCGACCGCTCGCTGTCGGCGCAGTTCGAGCACTCGGTCGGTGTCACCGCGACCGGCGTCGAGATCTTCACGCTCTCGGAGCGGCACGGCGAGAAGCAGATCGGCGCCTGA
- the modC gene encoding molybdenum ABC transporter ATP-binding protein, with the protein MLRVDVEKQLGEFSLSASFSSERRVIGLFGASGAGKSSLVNMIAGLLRPDRGTIVIDGETVDDTAAGIHVPTYRRRIGYVFQDARLFPHLSVAQNLDYGRRMNGLAPDPAQHKRIVDLLDIGALRDRRPGKLSGGERQRVALGRALLSKPRLLLLDEPLGALDESRKLEILPYLVRLRDEANVPMVYVSHDVAELRQLATQIVVLKQGRVTSFGGVKVLA; encoded by the coding sequence ATGCTGCGCGTCGACGTCGAAAAACAGCTCGGCGAATTCTCGCTCTCCGCATCCTTCAGCAGCGAGAGGCGCGTCATCGGGCTGTTCGGCGCCTCGGGCGCCGGCAAGAGCTCGCTGGTCAACATGATCGCCGGGCTGCTGCGGCCCGATCGCGGCACCATCGTGATCGACGGCGAGACCGTCGACGACACCGCGGCCGGCATTCACGTGCCCACTTACCGCCGCCGCATCGGCTACGTGTTCCAGGATGCGCGGCTGTTTCCGCATCTGAGCGTGGCGCAGAATCTCGACTACGGGCGGCGGATGAACGGACTTGCGCCCGATCCGGCGCAGCACAAGCGCATCGTCGACCTGCTCGACATCGGCGCGCTCAGGGATCGCCGTCCCGGGAAGCTGTCCGGCGGCGAGCGCCAGCGCGTCGCGCTCGGCCGCGCGCTGCTGTCGAAGCCGCGCCTCCTGCTGCTCGACGAGCCGCTCGGCGCCCTCGACGAGAGCCGCAAGCTCGAGATCCTGCCCTATCTGGTGCGGTTGCGCGACGAGGCCAATGTGCCGATGGTCTATGTCAGCCACGACGTCGCCGAGCTGCGCCAGCTCGCGACGCAGATTGTGGTGCTGAAGCAGGGGCGGGTGACGAGCTTCGGCGGGGTGAAGGTGCTGGCGTAG
- the modB gene encoding molybdate ABC transporter permease subunit, with amino-acid sequence MFEISPAEWTAILLSLRVAVIATLVATPFGIALAWLLARRDFWGKSMLDALVHLPLVLPPVVTGYLLLLTFGRRGLVGGFLADHLGIVFAFRWTGAALACGVMAFPLLVRPMRLSIEAIDRRLEQAAETLGAAPWKVFFTVTLPLALPGVLAGMVLGFAKAIGEFGATITFVSNIPGETQTISSAIYSLIQTPDGDAAAGRLVIVSIVLAIGALIAAEWFARRATARLHGN; translated from the coding sequence ATGTTCGAGATCTCTCCCGCCGAATGGACGGCGATCCTGCTTTCGCTCAGGGTCGCCGTCATCGCCACGCTGGTCGCGACGCCGTTCGGCATTGCGCTGGCGTGGCTGCTCGCGCGGCGCGATTTCTGGGGCAAGTCGATGCTTGATGCACTCGTACACCTGCCCCTGGTGCTGCCGCCTGTCGTCACCGGCTACCTGCTGCTGCTCACCTTCGGTCGCCGCGGTCTCGTCGGCGGCTTTCTCGCCGACCATCTCGGCATCGTCTTCGCGTTCCGCTGGACCGGTGCTGCACTCGCCTGCGGCGTGATGGCGTTTCCGCTTCTCGTCCGTCCGATGCGGCTCTCGATCGAGGCGATCGATCGCCGGCTCGAGCAGGCCGCCGAGACGCTCGGCGCAGCGCCGTGGAAAGTGTTCTTCACGGTGACGCTGCCGCTGGCACTGCCGGGCGTGCTCGCCGGCATGGTGCTGGGCTTTGCCAAGGCGATCGGCGAGTTCGGCGCCACCATCACCTTCGTCTCCAACATTCCCGGCGAGACCCAGACGATTTCGTCGGCGATCTATTCGCTGATCCAGACGCCGGACGGCGATGCCGCGGCGGGAAGGCTTGTGATCGTCTCGATCGTGCTCGCGATCGGCGCGCTGATCGCGGCCGAATGGTTCGCCCGCCGCGCCACCGCGCGCCTGCACGGAAATTGA
- a CDS encoding mechanosensitive ion channel family protein: MDMDLKDFMEFVQTTARSVGAEISSPWFYLQFGLILAAAGIAYAAEAAIRSRVDLTSLAMRWPLPLRHFVRVMVASASTAVFTLLVIVSRVVMYHATWPSRSYLLMVAAKLGFAWLVIRLVTSVLRNAFIVKLVSITAWFVAALSIVGQLDATVDLLDSFAIVLGGLRLTPLLALKAGALLLIALWLTNIASNFAESRINSTTDLTPSVQVLLVKIIRIGLLTVAIVIALGAVGIDLSALAVFSGAVGVGIGIGLQKIVANFISGIILLADKSVKPGDLVTIGDNTGRISAMKTRYISVAAGDGREFLVPNEDLVTQKVVNWTYTDKNTLVKIAFGTNYDADPKLVCNLAAETAEAHPRAQKGKPPTCLLTEFAEAGMKFSLTFWIADPDGMDKVKSDVMLELWNAFKREGIRVPYPVREIRIRGGALPVETAVEVPN; the protein is encoded by the coding sequence ATGGACATGGACCTCAAAGACTTCATGGAGTTCGTGCAGACCACCGCACGCAGCGTCGGGGCGGAAATCTCCTCACCCTGGTTCTACCTGCAATTCGGCCTCATCCTGGCCGCGGCCGGCATCGCCTATGCCGCGGAAGCCGCCATTCGCAGCCGTGTCGACCTGACCTCGCTGGCGATGCGCTGGCCGCTGCCGCTCCGGCACTTCGTTCGGGTCATGGTCGCCAGCGCCTCGACGGCGGTGTTCACGCTGCTCGTGATCGTCTCGCGCGTGGTGATGTATCACGCGACCTGGCCGAGCCGCTCCTATCTCTTGATGGTCGCAGCCAAGCTGGGTTTCGCCTGGCTGGTGATCCGGCTCGTGACCTCGGTGCTGCGCAACGCCTTCATCGTCAAGCTGGTGTCGATCACGGCCTGGTTCGTCGCCGCGCTCTCCATCGTCGGCCAGCTCGATGCGACGGTCGACCTGTTGGATTCCTTCGCGATCGTGCTCGGCGGCCTGAGGCTGACCCCGCTCCTGGCGCTCAAGGCCGGCGCGCTGCTGCTGATCGCGCTCTGGCTCACCAACATCGCCAGCAATTTCGCCGAGAGCCGGATCAATTCGACCACCGATCTGACACCGTCGGTGCAGGTGCTGCTGGTCAAGATCATCCGCATCGGGCTGCTCACGGTCGCGATCGTGATCGCGCTCGGCGCGGTCGGGATCGACCTGTCCGCGCTCGCGGTGTTCTCCGGCGCGGTCGGCGTCGGCATCGGTATCGGCCTGCAGAAGATCGTCGCCAACTTCATCTCGGGCATCATCCTGCTTGCCGACAAATCGGTGAAGCCCGGCGACCTCGTCACCATCGGCGACAATACCGGCCGCATCAGCGCGATGAAGACGCGCTATATCTCGGTCGCTGCCGGCGATGGGCGCGAATTCCTGGTCCCGAACGAGGATCTGGTGACGCAGAAGGTCGTCAACTGGACCTATACCGACAAGAACACGCTGGTGAAGATCGCCTTCGGCACCAATTACGACGCCGACCCGAAATTGGTCTGCAACCTTGCAGCCGAGACCGCGGAAGCCCATCCGCGCGCGCAGAAGGGCAAGCCGCCGACCTGCCTCCTGACCGAGTTCGCCGAAGCCGGGATGAAGTTCTCGCTGACCTTCTGGATCGCAGACCCCGACGGCATGGACAAGGTCAAGAGCGACGTGATGCTGGAGCTGTGGAACGCCTTCAAGCGCGAGGGCATCCGGGTTCCCTATCCGGTCCGCGAAATCCGCATCCGCGGCGGCGCCCTGCCGGTGGAAACCGCCGTGGAAGTCCCGAATTAG
- the modA gene encoding molybdate ABC transporter substrate-binding protein: MFRLSGLFTAFVILAGTALAPAAAEDKTITVFAAASMKNALDEIDAAYTARTGVKFSISYAASSVLAKQIEQGAPADVFVSADTDWMDYAIAKKTINEPTRVNLLGNSIVLIAPKDSKIDSVTIAPGFDLAKLAGDGRIATGDVKSVPIGKYAKAALTSLGAWQAAEPKFAMAESVRAALTLVARGEAVLGIVYSTDAKVEPGVKIVGTFPADSHPAIIYPVAATSTAKPEANDYLAFLRSTAAKTILEKYGFKFLISPTT; this comes from the coding sequence ATGTTTCGTCTCTCAGGACTTTTCACCGCCTTCGTCATCCTCGCCGGCACGGCCCTCGCGCCCGCCGCAGCCGAGGACAAGACCATCACCGTGTTCGCCGCCGCCTCGATGAAGAACGCGCTGGACGAGATCGACGCCGCCTATACTGCGAGGACCGGCGTCAAGTTCAGCATCAGCTATGCCGCCAGCTCAGTGCTGGCCAAGCAGATCGAGCAGGGCGCGCCGGCCGACGTGTTCGTATCGGCCGACACCGACTGGATGGACTACGCGATCGCCAAGAAGACCATCAACGAGCCGACACGCGTCAACCTGCTCGGCAACAGCATCGTGCTGATCGCGCCGAAGGATTCCAAGATCGACAGCGTGACCATTGCGCCGGGTTTCGATCTCGCCAAGCTCGCCGGCGACGGCAGGATCGCGACCGGCGACGTCAAGTCGGTCCCCATTGGCAAATATGCCAAGGCGGCGCTTACGAGCCTCGGGGCCTGGCAGGCCGCGGAGCCGAAATTCGCCATGGCCGAGAGCGTGCGCGCGGCGCTGACGCTGGTCGCCCGCGGCGAGGCCGTGCTCGGCATCGTCTATTCCACCGATGCCAAGGTCGAGCCGGGCGTGAAGATCGTCGGCACCTTCCCGGCGGATTCGCATCCTGCGATCATCTATCCGGTCGCGGCAACCAGCACCGCCAAGCCGGAGGCGAACGACTATCTCGCCTTTCTGCGCTCCACGGCGGCCAAGACCATTTTGGAAAAATACGGCTTCAAGTTCCTGATCAGCCCCACGACCTGA
- a CDS encoding DUF2933 domain-containing protein: MTVQDQSDFRERPKAGMSTKAKAGLVLLGFLIVAGALLFTEHQAHVLGLLVWLPLIACPLMHLFMHGGHGHHHGNGRPNDQRSV, encoded by the coding sequence ATGACGGTGCAAGACCAATCCGATTTTAGAGAGCGCCCCAAAGCGGGCATGTCCACCAAAGCCAAAGCCGGCCTGGTCCTGCTCGGATTCCTGATCGTCGCCGGCGCGCTGCTGTTCACCGAGCACCAGGCCCACGTGCTCGGGCTTCTGGTCTGGCTGCCCCTCATCGCCTGTCCGCTCATGCATCTCTTCATGCATGGCGGACACGGCCACCATCACGGCAATGGCCGGCCGAACGACCAAAGGAGCGTGTGA
- the mepA gene encoding penicillin-insensitive murein endopeptidase: protein MSRRGITLLLLSFVCLGAGSALAQDKGSITPKPLPPLANPNDPDLAAKELFARKLLPSKGPAHVIGSYTKGCIGGAEQISVNGDHWQVMRLSRNRSYGHPDMIALIKRLAAKVHKDAGWPGILVGDIAQPRGGPALSGHASHQIGLDADIWLTPMPDRRLSREEREEMSAVMMVRPDRLDVDPKVFTPGHVLVLRDAAREPAVQRIFVNAAIKKALCREAKGDRAWLSKIRPWWGHDYHFHIRMRCPAGAGECEGQPSQAEDEGCKPADLAYWFSDAVLHPKPPPEPPKPKPPMTLAQMPAACKAVLHAADAKP, encoded by the coding sequence ATGAGTCGCCGCGGCATCACCCTCCTCCTGCTCTCGTTCGTCTGCCTGGGCGCCGGTAGCGCGCTGGCCCAGGACAAGGGCAGCATCACCCCGAAGCCGCTGCCGCCGCTCGCCAATCCCAACGACCCCGATCTCGCCGCGAAGGAACTGTTCGCGCGCAAGCTGCTGCCCTCGAAGGGGCCGGCCCATGTCATCGGCTCCTACACCAAGGGCTGCATCGGCGGCGCGGAGCAGATTTCGGTCAACGGCGATCATTGGCAGGTGATGCGGCTGTCGCGCAATCGCAGCTACGGTCATCCCGACATGATCGCGCTGATCAAGCGGCTCGCCGCGAAAGTGCACAAGGACGCAGGCTGGCCCGGCATTCTGGTCGGTGACATCGCCCAGCCGCGCGGCGGGCCGGCGCTGTCAGGCCATGCCAGCCACCAGATCGGTCTCGACGCCGACATCTGGCTGACGCCGATGCCGGACCGCCGGCTCTCGCGCGAGGAGCGCGAGGAGATGTCGGCGGTGATGATGGTGCGCCCGGACCGGCTCGACGTCGACCCCAAGGTGTTCACGCCAGGCCATGTGCTGGTGCTGCGCGACGCGGCGCGGGAGCCCGCCGTGCAGCGCATCTTCGTCAACGCCGCGATCAAGAAGGCGTTATGCCGCGAGGCCAAGGGCGACCGTGCATGGCTGTCGAAGATCCGCCCCTGGTGGGGCCACGACTACCACTTCCACATCCGCATGCGTTGCCCGGCGGGGGCCGGCGAATGCGAGGGCCAGCCGTCACAGGCCGAGGACGAGGGCTGCAAGCCCGCCGATCTCGCCTACTGGTTCTCCGACGCGGTGCTGCACCCCAAGCCGCCGCCGGAGCCGCCCAAGCCCAAGCCGCCGATGACGCTGGCGCAGATGCCGGCGGCCTGCAAGGCGGTGCTGCATGCAGCCGACGCGAAGCCGTAA